One window from the genome of Moorena sp. SIOASIH encodes:
- a CDS encoding sulfotransferase family 2 domain-containing protein produces the protein MAMICRKYGLLYLMAPRTGCTAVEDVLEKKLEGELVPPQDILDANGKFLMHRRHHSLREMFRRNLLTEEEAASYLKFSCIRNPFDSLASDYVKRASKYQHFIPDSTSWVHRLPGYIEDMEFCKTHSFNDWIEKHYGSIYGNGLKRTLQSLVRNTNRNRLKQFVGLPAEPYTLYGSYTKGMDSVMRFETLQDDFDRVLDKAGVPFKVQIPVINKTEERKTDYRDYYNERSQKIVQYVFNEEIKRYGYEF, from the coding sequence ATGGCAATGATTTGCCGTAAATACGGCTTACTCTACCTGATGGCACCGCGAACTGGTTGCACAGCAGTAGAAGATGTCCTGGAAAAAAAGCTAGAAGGCGAACTAGTCCCCCCCCAAGACATCCTAGACGCCAACGGAAAATTTTTGATGCACAGAAGACATCATTCTCTACGAGAGATGTTCAGACGGAATCTTTTGACAGAGGAAGAAGCAGCATCTTATCTAAAATTTAGTTGTATTCGCAACCCTTTTGACAGTCTAGCTTCCGACTATGTAAAAAGAGCCTCAAAATACCAACACTTTATCCCTGACTCCACGTCATGGGTTCACCGTCTACCGGGTTATATAGAAGACATGGAATTTTGCAAAACCCATTCATTTAATGATTGGATTGAGAAACACTATGGCTCTATTTACGGCAATGGACTGAAACGAACCCTTCAATCCCTGGTTCGGAATACTAATCGAAACCGACTTAAACAGTTTGTAGGTCTTCCAGCTGAACCTTACACACTCTACGGAAGCTATACCAAAGGTATGGATAGTGTGATGCGTTTTGAAACCCTTCAGGATGATTTTGACAGAGTCCTGGATAAAGCTGGAGTGCCCTTCAAAGTCCAAATACCAGTGATCAACAAAACCGAAGAAAGAAAGACAGACTACCGGGATTACTATAATGAGCGATCGCAAAAAATTGTCCAGTACGTTTTTAACGAAGAAATAAAGCGCTACGGTTACGAATTTTGA
- a CDS encoding glycosyltransferase — protein MSLDTSNDYTTPEESDLGDSSLSLVIPTYNESRNIGELIRILSNLLDEAIPNQYELIVVDDDSPDRTWEIAQALMSDYPQLQVIRRQHERGLSTAVIHGWKVGTGKILGVIDGDLQHPPEILLKLLLAMEDGADIAIASRHVDDGGVSDWSVVRRFLSRGAQLLGLSILPEVIGRVSDPMSGYFMVRRSAIQEKDLNPLGYKILIEVLARGKIGRIAEVGYVFQERLSGESKVTWKQYVDYIRHLLRLRFSLGTIGKLRKRIPFPLKRFIRFGLVGFSGVFVDMTVLYLLHDPASLGWGLTRSKIIAAEAAILNNFIWNDAWTFRDIASQQWGWGKRLKRFLKFNLVCLIGLCLNVLLLNLLFNLLGINYLIANAIAIAAVTFWNFWINLKLNWRVTQK, from the coding sequence ATGTCTTTGGATACCAGTAATGACTACACAACACCAGAAGAATCTGACCTTGGTGATTCTTCCTTATCCTTGGTGATTCCCACCTATAACGAGAGTAGAAACATCGGGGAGCTAATTAGAATCCTGAGCAATTTGCTCGATGAAGCAATACCAAACCAATACGAACTGATTGTAGTAGATGACGATAGTCCCGATCGTACCTGGGAAATCGCCCAGGCTCTGATGTCGGACTATCCACAGTTACAGGTAATTCGCCGTCAGCATGAAAGGGGGTTATCTACAGCAGTTATTCACGGCTGGAAGGTAGGTACTGGAAAAATTTTGGGGGTAATTGATGGGGATTTACAGCATCCACCAGAGATATTATTAAAACTTTTGCTAGCAATGGAGGATGGAGCCGATATCGCTATTGCCAGTCGTCATGTAGACGATGGTGGTGTTAGTGATTGGAGTGTAGTGAGGCGTTTCTTATCCAGAGGTGCTCAACTTTTAGGATTATCGATTTTACCAGAGGTTATCGGTCGTGTCTCTGACCCGATGAGCGGTTATTTTATGGTACGCCGTAGTGCCATTCAGGAAAAAGACCTCAATCCTCTAGGGTACAAGATTCTAATTGAAGTGCTAGCTAGGGGAAAAATTGGCCGGATTGCAGAAGTTGGCTATGTATTTCAAGAGAGACTCTCAGGAGAGAGCAAAGTTACCTGGAAACAGTATGTAGACTATATTAGACACTTACTCAGGTTAAGGTTTTCTCTCGGAACCATTGGTAAACTTAGAAAACGCATTCCCTTCCCTTTAAAGCGGTTTATTCGTTTTGGCTTAGTAGGATTCAGTGGCGTATTTGTGGATATGACTGTGCTTTACTTACTCCATGACCCTGCTAGTTTGGGTTGGGGACTCACCCGCAGTAAAATTATTGCTGCTGAAGCGGCTATTCTGAATAACTTTATTTGGAATGATGCCTGGACGTTTAGGGATATAGCCAGTCAGCAGTGGGGATGGGGTAAGCGCTTGAAACGGTTTTTGAAGTTCAACCTTGTCTGTTTGATCGGTTTGTGCCTGAATGTGCTGTTGTTGAATCTGTTGTTTAATCTCCTGGGAATTAACTATCTGATTGCAAATGCTATTGCGATCGCAGCAGTTACTTTCTGGAATTTCTGGATTAATCTAAAACTCAACTGGCGAGTGACCCAAAAATAA
- a CDS encoding glycosyltransferase family 39 protein, translating to MVNKLHKSRRFTSTWLGVLIVILLMLGIVFRFVNLDQKIYWIDETFTSLRISGYRLSEMIPEISNGDAIAIKELHKYQQTNPEKNLIGTIKGLAFEEPQHPPLYYVMARFWGQLFGNSVAVRRSFSALISLLMFPAIYWLCQELFESSLVGWVAMALVAVSPFQVLYAQAARQYGLWSVTILLSSAALLRAIRLTKPRNTTSKIRDILHFLSTWGIYALTLVTGFYTFLFSILVAISHGIYVLITERFRFSKRLVYYGLSSLMALMVFVPWLLVSNSNLSKVSSKTKWALKEVPLSSLAQTWLININRSFFDINQGLNLPSVLVSVIILILVGYAIYFLCRHSPKRVSLFILTLIGVTALALVLPDLISGGKRSSVTRYLIPCYLGIQLAVAYLFTNKITNKVTRIFQGVWQQKLWRLGMILLLSGGILSCVISSQAEFWWNKYTSANHTQVAAIINQAEQPLLLTKSLEVISLSYLLDPKVKFSWLSHKSVKMPNGEKSKQLIIPENTDEFSDVFLYNPSKELREKIEKEHNYKSELIGKWNHQLEPTYEIKAFLWKLVKE from the coding sequence ATGGTAAACAAACTTCATAAAAGTCGTAGATTTACATCAACTTGGTTAGGGGTTTTAATTGTTATCCTGTTGATGCTAGGGATAGTGTTTAGATTCGTGAATCTTGACCAAAAAATCTACTGGATTGATGAAACCTTTACCTCGCTACGGATTTCTGGTTATCGATTATCAGAGATGATCCCAGAAATTTCCAATGGGGATGCGATCGCTATTAAAGAGTTACATAAGTATCAGCAGACAAATCCGGAAAAAAACCTGATTGGTACGATTAAGGGTTTGGCGTTTGAAGAACCTCAACATCCCCCATTATATTACGTAATGGCGAGATTTTGGGGGCAGTTATTTGGTAATTCAGTAGCAGTGAGGAGAAGTTTTTCAGCTCTGATTAGCTTGCTGATGTTTCCTGCTATCTATTGGTTATGTCAAGAATTATTCGAGTCGTCCTTGGTGGGATGGGTAGCTATGGCCTTAGTTGCCGTTTCTCCCTTTCAGGTATTGTATGCCCAAGCAGCAAGACAGTATGGCTTATGGAGCGTAACTATTTTGCTATCAAGTGCAGCACTGTTACGGGCAATACGGTTAACTAAACCAAGAAACACGACTAGTAAGATTAGAGACATCCTACACTTTCTCTCTACCTGGGGAATTTACGCCCTGACGTTAGTGACAGGATTTTATACGTTTTTATTTTCTATATTAGTAGCCATCAGCCATGGCATCTATGTACTGATAACAGAACGGTTCCGCTTCAGTAAACGTCTTGTTTACTATGGGCTATCATCGTTAATGGCTTTGATGGTATTTGTACCTTGGTTACTGGTTTCTAACAGTAACCTTTCTAAGGTATCCAGCAAAACCAAATGGGCACTCAAAGAAGTTCCTTTATCATCATTAGCCCAAACCTGGCTGATTAATATTAATCGGAGTTTCTTTGATATCAACCAAGGCTTAAATTTACCCAGCGTACTGGTCTCTGTAATAATCTTAATCCTAGTCGGCTATGCCATTTACTTTCTCTGTCGTCATAGTCCCAAACGAGTTAGTCTATTCATCTTGACATTAATTGGAGTTACCGCCTTAGCCCTAGTGCTACCGGATCTAATTTCCGGAGGCAAGCGTTCTAGTGTAACTCGCTATCTAATTCCCTGTTATCTTGGTATTCAGCTAGCAGTTGCTTACCTATTTACTAACAAAATAACTAACAAAGTAACTAGAATTTTTCAGGGAGTATGGCAACAGAAGCTATGGCGACTCGGAATGATTTTGCTACTGTCTGGTGGAATTCTATCCTGTGTGATCAGTTCTCAAGCGGAATTTTGGTGGAACAAGTATACTAGTGCTAACCATACCCAGGTAGCAGCAATTATTAACCAGGCTGAGCAACCCCTCTTGCTGACAAAAAGTCTGGAAGTGATATCGCTATCTTATCTTCTTGACCCCAAAGTAAAGTTTTCCTGGTTAAGCCACAAATCCGTAAAGATGCCTAATGGCGAAAAAAGCAAACAGTTAATCATCCCCGAAAATACCGATGAATTCAGTGATGTATTTTTATATAATCCATCTAAGGAATTGCGAGAAAAAATCGAAAAAGAACACAACTATAAATCAGAACTTATTGGCAAATGGAACCATCAACTTGAACCAACCTACGAAATTAAAGCTTTTCTGTGGAAACTAGTAAAAGAATAA
- a CDS encoding glycosyltransferase family 2 protein, whose product MKLSVVIPCFNEVNTIANVIEAVKASAVKECEIIVVDDYSTDGTREILESSLESQIDHVVYHHKNRGKGAALRTGFGLATGDIVIVQDADLEYDPQEYPLLMQPIIDGKADVVYGSRFAGGGPHRVVYYWHMVGNKFLTMLSNMFTNINLTDMETCYKAFRREIIQSIKIEESRFGFEPEITAKVARKKCRIYEVGISYYGRTYEEGKKIGWRDGFRAIFCILKYNLFH is encoded by the coding sequence ATGAAGCTAAGTGTTGTAATACCCTGTTTTAACGAAGTCAACACAATTGCCAATGTTATTGAAGCTGTCAAAGCATCTGCGGTTAAAGAGTGCGAAATTATTGTTGTCGATGACTACTCAACCGATGGCACTAGAGAGATTTTAGAGTCATCACTAGAATCCCAGATTGACCATGTTGTCTATCATCACAAGAATCGGGGCAAAGGAGCTGCCTTACGAACTGGGTTTGGCTTGGCTACTGGAGATATCGTAATCGTTCAAGATGCTGATTTAGAGTACGATCCCCAGGAATATCCCTTGTTAATGCAGCCGATTATTGATGGCAAAGCGGATGTGGTTTATGGCTCCCGTTTCGCTGGCGGTGGTCCCCATCGGGTAGTGTACTACTGGCATATGGTGGGCAATAAATTTTTAACCATGCTCTCCAATATGTTTACCAATATTAACCTTACCGATATGGAAACCTGCTATAAGGCATTCCGGCGTGAAATTATCCAATCTATCAAAATCGAAGAATCTCGGTTTGGCTTTGAACCGGAAATTACTGCTAAGGTTGCCAGAAAGAAATGCCGCATCTATGAAGTAGGAATATCTTACTATGGTCGCACTTACGAAGAAGGGAAAAAAATTGGCTGGAGGGATGGGTTTCGGGCAATATTCTGTATCTTAAAATACAATCTTTTTCATTAG